Proteins found in one Poseidonibacter antarcticus genomic segment:
- a CDS encoding response regulator, with the protein MIKENKKNFKVELILILFTFGVIFSFILTNKILFGEKVQNIALSNSINIYYEKNRIFEEFLDLSRNQLNAINKSNYFKEFISSGDINKTKDLFLALARTSPDIMQLRYIDKNGNEILRVEREKIASSIYLIPKKQLQNKKNRYYFMNSLKMPYEKVWFSNLDLNIENKKVEIPFNPTLRAILPIQKNDSFNGIIIINYFMEDFLNTLKENTIYNTILFDKNGNTLIHYEKDKNWGLYLKEKYNLNKEYGKEIKEVLENGEYEDKKVFIKKFDFDISNDLYMLFKLKDKYLVQLKKEQIKEYIVVSFIVLILALIASIFLSKLFNNMSKTISKTGDRLKEASDLVKLSYYKYNYKDRLITFDDNFFKLLNYNDIEKKSYHLNELKEFLNEDFLNHLKIKIADIKYEDSLEFVNYTKDNKKLNFFTKFRAIYENNKIIELEGIFQDITKQKTLMKSFEEAKNEAEDANQAKSKFLANMSHEIRTPLNGIIGLNKLALQSNPSSRIKEFLLKSEVSSLALLNVINDILDYSKIEARKLSLEKTSFEFDKLLLNVTNLFDYEAYKKEIDLHIDYDNNIPKVLLGDPHRITQILNNLVGNAVKFTNSGYIEIKTTLIEKNDDNLILKCSVKDSGIGMNKEEQKKLFKSFSQVDNSTTRIYGGTGLGLTITKELVELMNGNIEVISEKGLGTVFTFSLNLSYENIYGLDNTHFKNKNFLLIDDNEIDIRLIENILESWGVKSSSCLNANDALIKLESNSSFDYILVDWIMPGLDGVDFIKELKKRNLENCPKIIMVTAYEEDSLKVKLKEKEVSVNNILRKPFTPSSIYNVLIDLENTNKDKLIIDNKKQNDYIIDAKILVVEDNNINQLICEQMLKKFGITVTLANDGIEAIEICKKNHFDMILMDLHMPRMNGFDSTKHIREFDKKTPIIALTAAVMSEDKILSNEVGMQEHLSKPIDFDELIRCINKYLPNLINKKEPIKKEKMINKHLDLDELLYRVGSENLINELLEKFVNTYSDYNIELNSSFKTEEFEKNIHKLKGVSGNLALKILFTKCIEIEKESILENKRKLLDELLLELDEVISIIKNMKKI; encoded by the coding sequence ATGATTAAAGAAAATAAGAAAAACTTCAAAGTGGAATTGATACTGATATTATTTACTTTTGGAGTAATATTCTCTTTTATCTTAACTAATAAAATTTTATTTGGCGAAAAAGTACAAAACATTGCTCTTTCTAATTCAATAAATATTTATTATGAAAAAAATAGAATTTTTGAAGAATTTTTAGATTTATCTAGAAACCAACTTAATGCTATTAATAAATCAAATTATTTTAAAGAGTTTATTTCTTCAGGGGATATTAATAAAACAAAAGATTTATTTTTAGCACTAGCAAGAACTTCTCCTGATATTATGCAATTAAGATATATTGATAAGAATGGGAATGAAATTTTAAGAGTAGAAAGAGAAAAAATTGCATCTTCAATATATTTAATACCAAAAAAGCAGTTACAAAATAAAAAAAATAGATACTACTTTATGAATTCATTAAAAATGCCTTATGAAAAGGTTTGGTTTTCAAATTTAGATTTAAATATAGAGAATAAAAAAGTAGAAATCCCTTTTAATCCAACACTTAGAGCAATTTTACCAATACAGAAAAATGACAGTTTTAATGGTATTATAATTATTAACTATTTTATGGAAGATTTTTTAAATACATTAAAAGAAAATACTATTTATAATACTATTCTATTTGACAAAAATGGAAATACTTTAATACATTATGAAAAAGATAAAAATTGGGGGCTTTACTTAAAAGAGAAATATAATCTTAATAAAGAATATGGAAAAGAAATAAAAGAAGTTTTAGAAAATGGTGAATATGAAGATAAAAAAGTATTTATTAAAAAATTTGATTTTGATATTTCCAATGACTTATATATGCTTTTTAAATTAAAAGATAAATATCTTGTGCAGTTAAAGAAAGAGCAAATAAAAGAATATATTGTAGTGTCTTTTATAGTACTTATCTTAGCATTAATTGCATCAATATTCTTATCAAAACTTTTTAATAATATGTCTAAGACTATTTCTAAAACAGGAGATAGACTAAAAGAGGCATCAGATTTAGTAAAACTTAGCTATTACAAATATAATTATAAAGATAGGTTAATAACCTTTGATGATAATTTTTTTAAATTATTAAATTATAATGATATTGAAAAAAAATCTTATCATTTAAATGAATTAAAAGAATTTCTTAACGAAGATTTTTTAAATCACTTAAAAATAAAGATTGCTGATATTAAATATGAAGATTCTTTAGAATTTGTAAATTACACAAAAGATAATAAAAAATTAAATTTTTTTACAAAGTTTAGAGCTATTTATGAAAATAATAAAATTATTGAACTTGAAGGTATCTTTCAAGATATCACAAAACAAAAAACATTAATGAAATCTTTTGAAGAAGCAAAAAATGAAGCAGAAGATGCAAATCAAGCTAAAAGTAAGTTTCTTGCTAATATGAGTCATGAAATAAGAACACCTTTAAATGGTATAATTGGTCTAAATAAATTGGCATTACAATCAAATCCAAGTTCAAGAATTAAAGAATTTTTATTAAAATCGGAAGTTTCATCTCTAGCATTGTTAAATGTAATAAATGATATATTAGATTATTCTAAAATTGAAGCAAGAAAGTTAAGTTTAGAAAAAACAAGTTTTGAATTTGATAAATTACTTTTAAATGTAACTAATCTATTTGATTATGAAGCATATAAGAAAGAAATAGATTTACATATAGATTATGATAATAATATACCTAAAGTATTACTAGGTGATCCCCATAGAATTACACAAATTCTTAATAATCTTGTAGGTAATGCTGTTAAATTCACTAATTCAGGTTATATAGAAATTAAGACAACACTAATTGAAAAAAACGATGATAACTTAATCTTAAAATGTAGTGTAAAAGATAGTGGTATTGGTATGAATAAGGAAGAACAAAAGAAATTATTTAAATCTTTTTCACAAGTTGATAATTCAACTACACGAATTTATGGTGGTACTGGTCTAGGTTTAACCATAACAAAAGAATTAGTTGAATTAATGAATGGAAATATTGAAGTGATAAGTGAAAAAGGTTTAGGAACAGTCTTCACCTTTAGCTTGAATTTGTCTTATGAAAATATTTATGGATTAGATAATACTCATTTTAAAAATAAGAATTTTTTATTAATAGATGATAATGAAATAGATATAAGGCTTATTGAAAATATCTTAGAATCATGGGGAGTTAAATCATCAAGTTGTTTAAATGCAAATGATGCATTAATTAAACTTGAAAGTAATTCAAGTTTTGATTATATTTTGGTTGATTGGATTATGCCTGGACTTGATGGTGTTGATTTTATAAAAGAATTGAAAAAAAGAAATCTAGAAAACTGCCCAAAAATTATTATGGTTACAGCATATGAGGAGGATAGTCTAAAAGTGAAGTTAAAAGAAAAAGAAGTATCTGTTAATAATATCTTAAGAAAACCTTTTACTCCATCTTCAATATATAATGTTCTAATAGATCTTGAAAATACTAATAAAGATAAGTTAATAATAGATAATAAAAAACAGAATGATTATATAATTGATGCTAAAATATTAGTAGTAGAAGATAATAATATTAATCAATTAATATGTGAACAAATGCTTAAAAAATTTGGAATAACAGTTACTCTAGCAAATGATGGAATTGAAGCTATAGAAATATGTAAAAAAAATCATTTTGATATGATTCTAATGGATTTACATATGCCTAGAATGAATGGATTTGATTCAACTAAACATATTAGGGAATTTGATAAAAAAACTCCAATAATTGCATTAACAGCAGCTGTTATGAGTGAAGATAAAATATTGTCAAATGAGGTGGGAATGCAAGAACATTTATCAAAACCTATAGATTTTGATGAATTGATTAGATGTATAAATAAATATTTACCTAATTTAATAAATAAAAAAGAACCTATAAAAAAAGAAAAAATGATAAATAAACATTTAGACTTAGATGAATTATTATATAGAGTGG